In one Umezawaea sp. Da 62-37 genomic region, the following are encoded:
- a CDS encoding SGNH/GDSL hydrolase family protein, translating into MVGRRRLRAAAVALGAVGGGFSALCALLGEQGRRARLAIGVPEAPPLRADGVYSPADLRGIRPSLRFAVVGDSMAAGLGVDRADELPGVLMARGLAEESERPVRLTTYAISGSATRDLRAQVDRVLHDQPDVALVIVGANDVTTRVSIGVAVSMLGDEVLRMRLAGIGVVVGTCPDLGAIRPIAQPLRSVARSWSLRLAKEQRGAVERAGGIAVALGDLLSPEFLARPGELFSADRFHPNAAGYDAAAAVLLAPLCSAAGVWHGGPLPEWPRRSVLAEARRPTSRVVAWVNRRR; encoded by the coding sequence ATGGTGGGTCGACGACGATTACGGGCGGCCGCGGTGGCACTGGGGGCCGTCGGCGGCGGGTTCAGCGCCCTCTGCGCGCTGCTCGGTGAACAGGGTCGACGGGCGCGGCTGGCGATCGGCGTCCCCGAGGCGCCACCGCTGCGGGCGGACGGCGTCTACAGCCCCGCCGACCTGCGCGGCATCCGGCCCTCGCTGCGGTTCGCGGTGGTCGGCGACTCGATGGCGGCGGGCCTCGGCGTCGACCGCGCCGACGAGCTGCCCGGCGTGCTGATGGCGAGGGGACTGGCCGAGGAGTCGGAACGGCCCGTCCGGCTGACCACGTACGCGATCAGCGGCTCGGCCACGCGGGACCTGCGGGCCCAGGTCGACCGGGTGCTGCACGACCAGCCGGACGTGGCGCTGGTGATCGTCGGGGCGAACGACGTGACCACTCGGGTGTCCATCGGCGTGGCGGTCTCGATGCTCGGCGACGAGGTGCTGCGGATGCGGCTGGCGGGGATCGGGGTCGTCGTCGGCACGTGCCCCGACCTGGGCGCGATCCGGCCCATCGCGCAGCCGTTGAGGTCGGTGGCGCGGTCGTGGAGCCTGCGGTTGGCGAAGGAGCAGCGCGGCGCGGTGGAACGGGCCGGTGGCATCGCCGTGGCGTTGGGGGACCTGTTGTCGCCGGAGTTCCTGGCGCGGCCGGGGGAGTTGTTCAGCGCGGACCGGTTCCATCCGAACGCGGCGGGGTACGACGCCGCGGCGGCGGTGTTGTTGGCGCCGTTGTGCAGTGCGGCCGGGGTGTGGCACGGGGGGCCGTTGCCGGAGTGGCCGCGGAGGTCGGTGTTGGCGGAGGCGCGGAGGCCTACGTCGCGGGTGGTGGCTTGGGTGAATCGGAGACGGTGA
- a CDS encoding RDD family protein yields MNAPQPPGNHYGGQPQEGQGDDAPSPSAEATQVVPSGGQPPAFPPAEATQVVQSGQGQPQPSSDATQVVSSQQQQQPYGQQPGVPSGGFPSQPPSGGFPSQQPPPAQQPYGQQPQPGQYGQPPQQPYGQQPQQGYGQPPQQPYGQQQPYGQPQQPQQPWGAQAPAYGQPQQQAWGGAQPGYPAQAGYGAPAGNYAEWGQRLIGGLIDFAAPAVVFYVLVFAIAGATQSYSASIAISGVGYLALIGYMGYNSWYLQGTTGQSFGKKVAKIRLIKEETGQPVGFANAFVRHLCHVVDALPCYVGFFAPLWEVKKQTWADKIMGTVVVNEGAPGSIGGNFPGTGAQAAQPYGQQPQPGQYGQPQQPYGQQPQQGYGQQQPPAQW; encoded by the coding sequence ATGAACGCTCCGCAGCCGCCAGGAAACCACTACGGCGGTCAACCACAGGAGGGCCAGGGCGACGACGCCCCGTCCCCCAGCGCCGAAGCGACGCAGGTGGTGCCGAGCGGCGGACAGCCCCCGGCGTTCCCGCCCGCCGAGGCCACCCAGGTCGTCCAGTCCGGTCAGGGCCAGCCGCAGCCGAGTTCGGACGCGACCCAGGTCGTCTCCAGCCAGCAGCAGCAACAGCCCTACGGCCAGCAGCCCGGCGTGCCCTCCGGTGGGTTCCCCTCGCAGCCGCCCTCGGGTGGGTTCCCCTCGCAGCAGCCGCCGCCCGCGCAGCAGCCCTACGGCCAGCAGCCGCAGCCCGGCCAGTACGGCCAGCCGCCGCAGCAGCCGTACGGCCAGCAGCCCCAGCAGGGTTACGGCCAGCCGCCGCAGCAGCCCTACGGCCAGCAGCAGCCGTACGGCCAGCCGCAGCAGCCCCAGCAACCGTGGGGGGCGCAGGCCCCGGCCTACGGCCAGCCGCAGCAGCAGGCGTGGGGCGGCGCGCAGCCCGGTTACCCGGCGCAGGCCGGTTACGGCGCACCGGCGGGCAACTACGCCGAGTGGGGCCAGCGGCTCATCGGCGGTCTGATCGACTTCGCGGCCCCCGCCGTGGTGTTCTACGTCCTGGTGTTCGCCATCGCCGGTGCGACGCAGAGCTACTCGGCCTCGATCGCCATCAGCGGTGTCGGCTACCTCGCGCTGATCGGCTACATGGGCTACAACTCCTGGTACCTCCAGGGCACGACCGGCCAGTCGTTCGGCAAGAAGGTCGCCAAGATCAGGCTGATCAAGGAGGAGACCGGGCAGCCGGTCGGCTTCGCGAACGCGTTCGTCCGGCACCTGTGCCACGTCGTGGACGCGCTGCCCTGCTACGTCGGTTTCTTCGCCCCCCTGTGGGAGGTCAAGAAGCAGACGTGGGCCGACAAGATCATGGGCACCGTCGTGGTGAACGAGGGCGCTCCCGGCTCGATCGGCGGCAACTTCCCCGGCACGGGCGCCCAGGCCGCGCAGCCCTACGGCCAGCAGCCGCAGCCCGGCCAGTACGGCCAGCCGCAGCAGCCCTACGGCCAGCAGCCCCAGCAGGGCTACGGCCAGCAGCAGCCGCCCGCGCAGTGGTGA
- a CDS encoding acetyl-CoA C-acetyltransferase, with protein MPEAVIVSAARSPIGRAGKGSLKDIRGDDLAVQMVKAALAKVPELDPSTIDDLMLGCGLPGGEQGFNMGRVVSVLAGYDQVPGTTVTRYCASSVQTTRMALHAIKAGEGDVFISAGVETVSSFARGNSDGWPDTHNALFAEAEARTVATAEAGADTWTDPRESGLVPDVYISMGQTAENLAWAKGISREEMDQFGVRSQNLAEKAIANGFWAREITPVTLPDGTVVSADDGPRPGVTLEGVSGLKPVFRPNGKVTAGNCCPLNDGAAALVIMSDVKARELGITPLARIVSTGVSGLSPEIMGLGPVEASRRALKLAGMSIGDIDLVEINEAFAAQVIPSYQDLGIDIDRLNVNGGAIAVGHPFGMTGARITTTLINSLQFHDKQFGLETMCVGGGQGMAMVLERLS; from the coding sequence ATGCCTGAGGCCGTCATCGTTTCCGCCGCCCGGTCCCCCATCGGTCGTGCGGGCAAGGGCTCCCTGAAGGACATCCGCGGCGACGACCTGGCCGTGCAGATGGTCAAGGCCGCGCTTGCCAAGGTGCCCGAGCTGGACCCGTCCACCATCGACGACCTGATGCTCGGCTGCGGTCTGCCCGGTGGCGAGCAGGGCTTCAACATGGGGCGGGTGGTGTCCGTGCTGGCGGGCTACGACCAGGTTCCCGGTACGACCGTGACGCGGTACTGCGCGTCCAGCGTGCAGACGACCCGGATGGCGCTGCACGCCATCAAGGCCGGTGAGGGCGATGTGTTCATCAGCGCTGGGGTCGAGACGGTGTCGAGCTTCGCGCGCGGCAACTCCGACGGCTGGCCGGACACCCACAACGCGCTGTTCGCCGAGGCGGAGGCGCGGACGGTGGCGACCGCCGAGGCGGGTGCCGACACGTGGACCGACCCGCGCGAGTCCGGGCTGGTGCCGGACGTCTACATCTCGATGGGGCAGACGGCGGAGAACCTGGCGTGGGCCAAGGGCATCTCGCGTGAAGAGATGGACCAGTTCGGGGTGCGGTCGCAGAACCTGGCCGAGAAGGCCATCGCGAACGGGTTCTGGGCGCGGGAGATCACGCCGGTGACGCTGCCGGACGGCACCGTGGTGTCGGCCGACGACGGCCCGCGGCCCGGTGTGACGCTGGAGGGCGTGTCCGGGCTGAAGCCGGTGTTCCGGCCGAACGGCAAGGTCACCGCGGGCAACTGCTGCCCGCTCAACGACGGCGCGGCGGCGCTGGTGATCATGAGCGACGTGAAGGCCCGCGAGCTGGGCATCACGCCGCTGGCGCGGATCGTGTCGACCGGCGTGTCCGGCCTGTCGCCGGAGATCATGGGCCTCGGCCCGGTCGAGGCGTCGCGCCGCGCGCTGAAGCTGGCCGGGATGAGCATCGGCGACATCGACCTGGTGGAGATCAACGAGGCGTTCGCCGCGCAGGTCATCCCGTCCTACCAGGACCTGGGCATCGACATCGACCGGCTGAACGTCAACGGCGGCGCGATCGCGGTCGGCCACCCGTTCGGCATGACCGGGGCGCGGATCACCACGACCCTGATCAACTCGCTGCAGTTCCACGACAAGCAGTTCGGCCTGGAGACCATGTGCGTCGGCGGTGGCCAGGGCATGGCGATGGTGCTGGAGCGCCTGAGCTAG
- a CDS encoding polysaccharide deacetylase, whose translation MARNEKRLRWVTTGVALGITVAVLVTIGRTPDSGGPAPENVAAGLPAPPRAPVITGDVPVVPPPAEPRADWMHKLGPNEKPPQFVMFSFDGAASKQHWDRVLPIARDTKAHVTGMLSGVYMLTDNEGMTYQGPGHDRGDSAIDFGGTKQDVNLRIGYLNDAIAAGHEIGTHYNGHFCKGEEPSVGTWNTDQWNNELDQFFAIIEKAKSRGFTLDPTNIRGGRTPCLEADWKAAFPAMKAHGLVYDTSHVSLGVTWPTVIDGVYEFPLPEVKVPALNKQAVMMDFNLWSVLNGAKEQPERAAEFSSVVVDTYRDVYRTVFNGNRAPLTIGNHFNEWAGGAFADAVEKFMGEVCVQKDTVCATYTEVIQWMQLQDPTILAQLRSFPAARN comes from the coding sequence GTGGCAAGGAATGAGAAGCGGTTGCGCTGGGTGACCACCGGTGTGGCACTCGGGATCACGGTGGCGGTTCTGGTCACCATCGGTCGCACCCCCGACTCGGGCGGACCCGCACCGGAGAACGTCGCCGCAGGCCTACCCGCCCCACCCCGCGCCCCCGTCATCACCGGCGACGTACCCGTCGTGCCCCCGCCCGCCGAACCGCGCGCCGACTGGATGCACAAGCTAGGTCCGAACGAGAAGCCCCCGCAGTTCGTCATGTTCTCCTTCGACGGCGCCGCCTCGAAGCAGCACTGGGACCGCGTCCTGCCCATCGCCCGCGACACCAAGGCCCACGTGACCGGCATGCTGTCCGGCGTCTACATGCTCACCGACAACGAGGGCATGACCTACCAGGGACCCGGCCACGACCGCGGCGACTCCGCCATCGACTTCGGCGGCACCAAGCAGGACGTCAACCTGCGCATCGGCTACCTCAACGACGCCATCGCCGCCGGCCACGAGATCGGCACCCACTACAACGGCCACTTCTGCAAGGGCGAGGAACCCAGCGTCGGCACCTGGAACACCGACCAGTGGAACAACGAGCTGGACCAGTTCTTCGCCATCATCGAGAAGGCGAAGAGCCGCGGCTTCACCCTCGACCCGACCAACATCCGCGGCGGCCGCACCCCCTGCCTCGAAGCCGACTGGAAAGCCGCCTTCCCCGCCATGAAGGCCCACGGCCTCGTCTACGACACCAGCCACGTCAGCCTCGGCGTCACCTGGCCCACCGTCATCGACGGCGTCTACGAATTCCCACTACCCGAGGTCAAGGTCCCCGCCCTCAACAAGCAGGCCGTCATGATGGACTTCAACCTCTGGTCCGTGCTCAACGGCGCCAAAGAACAACCGGAACGCGCCGCCGAGTTCAGCTCCGTGGTCGTCGACACCTACCGCGACGTCTACCGCACCGTCTTCAACGGCAACCGCGCCCCGCTCACCATCGGCAACCACTTCAACGAATGGGCAGGCGGCGCTTTCGCCGACGCAGTAGAGAAGTTCATGGGCGAGGTCTGCGTCCAGAAGGACACCGTCTGCGCCACGTACACCGAAGTCATCCAGTGGATGCAACTCCAGGACCCCACCATCCTCGCCCAACTCCGCAGCTTCCCCGCCGCCCGCAACTAA
- a CDS encoding cystathionine beta-synthase: MEYVEHVVDLVGNTPLVKLNSVTEGAAPLVLAKIEYLNPGGSVKDRIALRMVEAAEASGELKPGGTIVEPTSGNTGVGLALVAQRRGYKCVFVCPDKVSEDKRNVLKAYGAEVVVCPTAVAPEHPDSYYNVSDRLVREIPDAWKPDQYSNPQNPLSHYHSTGPEIWRQTDGRITHFVAGVGTGGTISGTGRYLKEVSGGKVKIIGADPEGSVYSGGTGRPYLVEGVGEDFWPDAYDRDICDEIVAVSDADSFTVTRRLAREEGLLVGGSCGMAAAAAMRIAKTCGPDDVVVVLLPDGGRGYLSKVFNDQWMSSYGFLPPDSSGATVGDVLRRKDGRIPDLVHGHPKETVAVAVAILREFGVSQMPVVNAEPPIMAAEVAGAVNERDLLEALFTGKAQLADTLEKHMSPPLPTIGAGESVGVAMKALSHADGALVLDDGKPAGVVTRQDILGFLAGR; encoded by the coding sequence GTGGAGTACGTCGAGCACGTCGTCGACCTGGTTGGCAACACGCCGCTGGTGAAGCTGAACTCGGTGACCGAGGGCGCGGCGCCGCTGGTGCTCGCCAAGATCGAGTACCTGAACCCCGGCGGGAGCGTGAAGGACCGCATCGCGCTGCGCATGGTGGAGGCGGCCGAGGCCTCCGGTGAGCTGAAGCCGGGCGGCACGATCGTGGAGCCGACGTCCGGCAACACCGGTGTCGGGCTGGCGCTGGTCGCGCAGCGGCGGGGCTACAAGTGCGTGTTCGTCTGCCCGGACAAGGTCAGCGAGGACAAGCGCAACGTGCTGAAGGCGTACGGCGCCGAGGTCGTGGTGTGCCCGACGGCGGTCGCCCCCGAGCACCCGGACTCCTACTACAACGTGTCGGACCGGCTGGTGCGCGAGATCCCCGACGCGTGGAAGCCGGACCAGTACTCGAACCCGCAGAACCCGTTGAGCCACTACCACTCCACGGGCCCGGAGATCTGGCGCCAGACGGACGGGCGGATCACGCACTTCGTCGCGGGCGTCGGCACCGGCGGCACGATCTCGGGCACCGGCCGGTACCTCAAGGAGGTGTCGGGCGGCAAGGTGAAGATCATCGGCGCGGACCCCGAGGGTTCCGTGTACTCCGGTGGCACCGGCCGTCCGTACCTCGTCGAGGGCGTCGGCGAGGACTTCTGGCCGGACGCCTACGACCGGGACATCTGCGACGAGATCGTCGCGGTGTCGGACGCGGACTCGTTCACCGTCACCCGCCGCCTCGCCCGCGAGGAGGGCCTGCTCGTCGGCGGCTCCTGCGGCATGGCCGCCGCGGCCGCGATGAGGATCGCCAAGACCTGCGGTCCGGACGACGTCGTGGTCGTGCTGCTGCCCGACGGCGGCCGCGGCTACCTGTCGAAGGTCTTCAACGACCAGTGGATGTCGTCCTACGGCTTCCTGCCGCCCGACTCCTCCGGCGCCACCGTCGGCGACGTGCTGCGGCGCAAGGACGGCCGCATCCCGGACCTGGTCCACGGCCACCCCAAGGAGACCGTCGCCGTGGCCGTCGCGATCCTGCGCGAGTTCGGCGTGTCCCAGATGCCCGTCGTCAACGCCGAGCCGCCGATCATGGCCGCCGAGGTCGCGGGCGCGGTCAACGAGCGCGACCTGCTGGAGGCGCTGTTCACCGGGAAGGCGCAGTTGGCCGACACCCTGGAGAAGCACATGTCGCCCCCGCTGCCGACGATCGGCGCGGGCGAGTCGGTCGGTGTCGCGATGAAGGCGCTGTCGCACGCGGACGGCGCGCTGGTGCTGGACGACGGCAAGCCGGCGGGTGTCGTCACGCGGCAGGACATCCTGGGTTTCCTCGCAGGCAGGTGA
- a CDS encoding cystathionine gamma-synthase, whose translation MTDSSVHHGFETRAIHAGQAPDPTTGSVIPPIHATSTYAQDGVGGLRGGYEYSRTGNPTRTALQECLASLEGGRHARAFASGMGATDAALRSMLRPGDHVLIPNDAYGGTFRLIDKVLGHWGVEHSPVELSDVDAVRAAMRPNTKVVWIETPTNPLLNIADIAGLSQIAHSAGALLVVDNTFASPYLQSPLGLGADVVMHSTTKYIGGHSDVVGGALITSDDELDAQFGFLQNGAGAVASPFDAWLTLRGIKTLALRMEKHSDNAELVVAALLEHPKVKTVYYPGLPDHPGHELAAKQMRRFGGMISFTVHGGEQAAFDVCGRTELFTLAESLGGVESLIEHPGRMTHASTEGSLLEVPSDLVRVSVGIESGDDLVADLLTALG comes from the coding sequence ATGACCGACAGCTCCGTTCACCACGGCTTCGAGACCAGGGCCATCCACGCGGGCCAGGCCCCGGACCCGACCACGGGGTCGGTGATCCCGCCCATCCACGCGACCTCCACCTACGCCCAGGACGGTGTGGGTGGTCTGCGCGGCGGCTACGAGTACTCCCGCACCGGCAACCCGACGAGGACCGCCCTCCAGGAGTGCCTGGCCTCGCTGGAGGGCGGCAGGCACGCCCGCGCGTTCGCCTCGGGCATGGGCGCGACCGACGCGGCGCTCCGGTCGATGCTCCGCCCCGGCGACCACGTCCTCATCCCGAACGACGCCTACGGCGGCACGTTCCGGCTCATCGACAAGGTGCTGGGCCACTGGGGCGTCGAGCACAGCCCGGTCGAACTGTCCGATGTGGACGCCGTGCGCGCGGCGATGCGCCCCAACACCAAGGTCGTCTGGATCGAGACGCCCACCAACCCGCTGCTCAACATCGCGGACATCGCGGGCCTGTCCCAGATCGCGCACTCGGCGGGCGCGCTGCTCGTGGTGGACAACACCTTCGCCTCGCCGTACCTGCAAAGTCCGCTCGGCCTGGGCGCGGACGTGGTCATGCACTCCACGACCAAGTACATCGGCGGCCACTCCGACGTCGTCGGCGGCGCGCTCATCACCTCCGACGACGAGCTGGACGCCCAGTTCGGCTTCCTGCAGAACGGCGCGGGCGCGGTCGCCAGCCCATTCGACGCGTGGCTCACGCTGCGCGGCATCAAGACCCTCGCGCTGCGCATGGAGAAGCACTCCGACAACGCGGAGCTGGTCGTGGCGGCGCTGCTGGAGCACCCGAAGGTCAAGACCGTGTACTACCCCGGCCTGCCCGACCACCCCGGCCACGAGCTGGCGGCCAAGCAGATGCGCCGGTTCGGCGGGATGATCTCGTTCACCGTCCACGGCGGCGAGCAGGCCGCGTTCGACGTGTGCGGGCGCACCGAGCTGTTCACGCTGGCCGAGTCCCTCGGCGGCGTGGAGTCGCTGATCGAGCACCCCGGCAGGATGACGCACGCCAGCACCGAGGGTTCGCTGCTGGAGGTGCCGTCGGACCTGGTCCGCGTCTCCGTCGGCATCGAGTCCGGTGACGACCTGGTCGCCGACCTGCTCACCGCGCTCGGCTGA
- a CDS encoding Bax inhibitor-1/YccA family protein codes for MRTTSNPAFRNLPTGGYGNNYAGFGQPPQQAGPGYAPAPPSAANRPMTIDDVVTKTGVTLAVLLVTGTITFVMELYALAIPAMIIGFVLALVNIFKKKPSPALVLAYAAAEGVFLGAVSGVVGRMFDNGNAIVVQAIIGTIGVFIGMLVVYKTGAVKVTPKLTKWITGAVIGVAVLMLANLVASFITPGGLGLRDGGTIAIIFSLVCIGIAAFSFLLDFDAADEAIRAGVPSVFAWRIAFGLTVTLVWLYLEILRLLSYFNSD; via the coding sequence TTGCGTACCACCAGCAACCCCGCTTTCCGCAACCTGCCGACCGGCGGTTACGGGAACAACTACGCAGGTTTCGGCCAGCCGCCGCAGCAAGCGGGCCCCGGCTACGCGCCTGCTCCGCCATCGGCGGCCAACCGCCCGATGACCATCGACGACGTGGTGACCAAGACCGGCGTCACGCTGGCCGTTCTCCTCGTCACGGGCACCATCACCTTCGTGATGGAGCTCTACGCCCTCGCGATCCCGGCGATGATCATCGGTTTCGTGTTGGCCCTGGTCAACATCTTCAAGAAGAAGCCGAGCCCGGCGCTTGTGCTCGCCTACGCCGCCGCTGAGGGTGTCTTCCTCGGTGCGGTGAGCGGTGTGGTCGGCCGCATGTTCGACAACGGCAACGCCATCGTCGTCCAGGCGATCATCGGCACCATCGGCGTGTTCATCGGCATGCTGGTCGTCTACAAGACCGGTGCCGTGAAGGTCACGCCCAAGCTGACCAAGTGGATCACCGGTGCCGTCATCGGCGTCGCGGTGCTCATGCTGGCCAACCTGGTCGCGAGCTTCATCACGCCCGGTGGTCTCGGCCTGCGCGACGGCGGCACCATCGCGATCATCTTCAGCCTGGTCTGCATCGGCATCGCGGCGTTCAGCTTCCTGCTGGACTTCGACGCCGCCGACGAGGCCATCCGCGCGGGCGTGCCGTCCGTGTTCGCCTGGCGGATCGCGTTCGGCCTGACCGTGACGCTGGTCTGGCTGTACCTGGAGATCCTGCGACTGCTGTCCTACTTCAACTCGGACTGA